One Corynebacterium tuberculostearicum DNA window includes the following coding sequences:
- the trxB gene encoding thioredoxin-disulfide reductase has translation MTVHDVAIVGSGPAGYTAALYAARAELNPIVFEGFEYGGELMNTTEVENYPGFQKGIMGPELMEEMRAQAIRFGADLRMEVVDSVELEGDIKKLHVGDELFEARAVILATGAAPRHLGVPGEEELTGRGVSTCATCDGFFFKDHNIAVIGGGDSAMEEATFLTKFADSVTIVNRSENFRASKIMLERAQANEKIKWETNKVVEEVIEADGKVGGLKLKDVTNGETSTLDVTAMFVAIGHDPRSSFLNDQVKLNDNGYVVVEQPTTKTSLPGVFACGDLVDDHYQQAITAAGSGCRAAIDAEHFLAENR, from the coding sequence ATGACCGTCCACGATGTTGCCATCGTAGGTTCCGGCCCTGCCGGTTACACCGCCGCGCTGTACGCGGCACGCGCCGAGCTCAACCCGATTGTATTCGAGGGCTTCGAGTACGGCGGCGAGCTTATGAATACCACCGAGGTAGAAAACTACCCCGGCTTCCAAAAGGGCATCATGGGCCCAGAGCTCATGGAAGAAATGCGCGCCCAGGCCATCCGCTTTGGTGCGGATCTCCGCATGGAGGTCGTTGACTCCGTTGAGCTGGAAGGCGATATTAAAAAGCTGCACGTGGGTGACGAGCTCTTTGAGGCCCGCGCCGTCATCCTCGCCACCGGTGCCGCCCCGCGCCACCTCGGCGTACCAGGTGAGGAAGAACTTACCGGCCGCGGCGTTTCTACCTGCGCTACGTGCGATGGCTTCTTCTTCAAGGACCACAATATTGCCGTTATCGGCGGCGGCGACTCTGCCATGGAGGAGGCTACCTTCCTCACCAAGTTCGCGGACTCTGTCACCATTGTGAACCGCTCCGAGAACTTCCGCGCCTCCAAGATCATGCTGGAGCGCGCCCAGGCCAACGAAAAGATCAAGTGGGAGACCAATAAGGTCGTCGAAGAAGTTATTGAAGCCGATGGCAAGGTCGGCGGACTCAAACTCAAGGACGTCACCAACGGCGAGACTTCCACCTTGGACGTCACTGCCATGTTCGTAGCAATTGGCCATGATCCGCGCTCTTCCTTCCTCAATGATCAGGTCAAACTCAATGACAACGGCTATGTTGTAGTTGAACAACCCACCACCAAGACCTCCCTGCCAGGCGTTTTCGCCTGCGGTGACTTGGTGGATGACCACTACCAGCAGGCAATTACCGCGGCCGGCTCCGGTTGCCGTGCGGCAATTGATGCGGAACATTTCCTCGCAGAAAACCGTTAA
- a CDS encoding RNA polymerase sigma factor, with amino-acid sequence MTLSHDRSDEELVDAFIEGDNKAFSTIVERHRTRLTTVARRYTRNDHDAQDVVQEAFLRASCNLHSYRRESALSTWLHRLVKNSGYDYLNHRSNRENASLDAEDFDYDRNPLLAHNPSENLAEQLVVREAMQLLREDQREALVLTDVAGFRVGEVATAQGVKPGTIKSRRARAREVLRAAMG; translated from the coding sequence ATGACGCTCAGTCATGACCGCAGTGACGAAGAACTAGTTGATGCTTTTATTGAGGGGGACAATAAGGCCTTTTCCACCATCGTGGAACGCCACCGCACGCGGCTGACGACGGTAGCGCGGCGCTACACCAGAAACGATCATGATGCCCAAGATGTGGTCCAGGAAGCCTTCCTGCGCGCCAGCTGCAACCTGCACTCCTATCGCCGCGAGTCTGCGCTATCGACCTGGCTGCACCGGCTGGTGAAAAACTCTGGCTATGACTACTTGAACCACCGTTCTAACAGGGAAAATGCTTCATTAGATGCGGAGGACTTTGACTACGATCGCAACCCGCTGCTCGCGCATAACCCTTCCGAAAACCTAGCGGAGCAGCTAGTGGTGCGAGAAGCAATGCAGCTGCTGCGGGAGGATCAGCGCGAAGCACTGGTGCTTACCGACGTCGCCGGGTTCCGCGTCGGCGAAGTTGCCACCGCCCAAGGGGTAAAGCCCGGCACCATCAAATCCCGCCGCGCCCGAGCGAGGGAAGTCCTACGCGCCGCCATGGGGTGA
- the pepN gene encoding aminopeptidase N, giving the protein MTAPQTKTQHELLQERAATVDLRAYHLHLDLSEVLDSPTYRVTTRLELNSSEPELFLDYLGESVAEVKVNGTPQEVDFDGSIIRLHGLPVGEELAIEVTGHSRYSRTGQGLHRMHDQADDATYLYSHLEPSDARRIFPCLEQPDLKAVFHVRMTAPKKWQILSNQPEVERHEEGGLATVTFAPTPPLSTYLTSFAAGPYQYQERTWTAPDGSHSAQLRAFARASMFEHLDEEILELTAQGMDFFHQNFGYPYPWGKYDSIFVPEYNLGAMENPGLVTFTENYIFRSRATRAQHAGRANTILHEMSHMWFGDLVTPQWWDDLWLKESFAEFMGADSSVHGTDYTEAWANFAGARKNWAYLQDQLPTTHPIKAEIPDVDAARQNFDGITYAKGAAVLKQLVHYVGRDNFYAGARDYFQEHAFAAATFDDLLQALKKHTDRDLDAWSQAWLRTWGPDTLTPELHTEGEKIAELAISADAEDVTRPHRLTASLFDASLHKYREIDIDLPAGDGTTRTIIDEAAGLPAPALLLLNDADHTYAKIRFDETSLDTASERLTDIEDELTRAVIWTALWNLTRDGEMSAIDYVGVVVKHEAREPNTTLLAAACANANFDSAHYVADADREQVRTDYAEAIWGHLNEAEPASDAQLVLARAAIRALAATPEESGTARLKALLSGDIVGLRLDPEIRWSILRALAARNAVTPAELEEEKQRDNTLTGATEFLGASHAFPTPETKRSAFDKALTPGAYSNAEVDALVTGFNAPRSASLQEAFAEEFFSRVEDIWAAHPIEIANRLIRGFYPELPMADAATTRLLHRELPGALRRILLECRDNLRRTLRVRAGQ; this is encoded by the coding sequence ATGACCGCACCACAAACTAAGACGCAGCACGAGTTGCTCCAAGAACGCGCAGCGACGGTGGACCTGCGCGCTTATCACCTCCACCTTGACCTCTCGGAGGTACTCGATAGCCCCACCTACCGCGTGACTACCCGCCTCGAACTCAACAGCAGTGAGCCCGAGCTTTTCCTGGATTACCTAGGCGAATCCGTCGCGGAGGTCAAGGTCAATGGCACCCCGCAGGAGGTGGACTTTGATGGCAGCATCATCCGGCTGCACGGCCTGCCGGTAGGGGAGGAGCTCGCCATCGAAGTCACCGGCCACTCGCGCTATTCGCGCACCGGCCAGGGTCTGCATCGGATGCACGATCAGGCCGATGACGCGACCTACCTGTATTCACACCTCGAGCCTTCTGATGCCCGCCGCATCTTCCCCTGCCTAGAGCAGCCGGATCTCAAGGCCGTCTTCCACGTGCGCATGACCGCACCGAAAAAGTGGCAGATCCTTTCCAACCAACCGGAAGTCGAACGTCACGAGGAGGGGGGGCTCGCCACCGTTACCTTCGCGCCGACCCCGCCGCTGTCGACGTACCTGACTTCTTTTGCGGCAGGCCCTTACCAGTACCAAGAGCGCACCTGGACCGCCCCGGATGGCAGCCACTCGGCACAGCTGCGCGCCTTTGCGCGCGCGTCCATGTTTGAGCACCTGGACGAGGAAATCCTAGAACTTACCGCCCAAGGCATGGACTTTTTCCATCAGAACTTTGGCTATCCCTATCCGTGGGGCAAGTACGATTCCATCTTTGTACCCGAATACAACCTCGGCGCGATGGAAAATCCCGGCCTGGTGACGTTTACGGAGAACTACATCTTCCGCTCCCGCGCTACCCGCGCGCAGCACGCCGGCCGTGCAAACACCATCCTGCACGAGATGTCCCATATGTGGTTCGGTGATCTGGTCACTCCGCAGTGGTGGGATGACCTGTGGCTCAAAGAGTCCTTCGCGGAATTTATGGGCGCGGATTCTTCCGTCCACGGCACCGACTACACCGAGGCCTGGGCAAACTTTGCCGGCGCCCGCAAGAACTGGGCCTACCTGCAGGATCAGCTGCCCACCACGCACCCCATCAAGGCGGAGATCCCGGACGTGGATGCCGCGCGCCAAAACTTCGATGGCATCACCTATGCCAAAGGAGCGGCGGTTCTCAAGCAGCTGGTGCATTACGTCGGCCGCGATAATTTCTACGCCGGTGCGCGCGACTACTTCCAGGAGCACGCCTTCGCCGCCGCCACCTTTGATGACCTCCTGCAGGCGCTCAAGAAGCACACGGACCGCGATCTTGATGCCTGGTCGCAGGCCTGGCTGCGCACGTGGGGCCCGGATACCCTCACCCCGGAGTTGCACACCGAAGGCGAGAAAATTGCGGAGCTGGCCATCAGTGCAGACGCCGAGGACGTCACCCGACCGCACCGCCTGACCGCTTCGCTCTTTGATGCGTCCCTGCACAAGTACCGCGAGATCGACATCGATCTTCCCGCCGGTGATGGCACCACCCGCACCATCATCGATGAAGCGGCAGGCCTCCCGGCCCCTGCATTGCTGTTGCTTAACGACGCCGACCATACCTACGCCAAGATCCGCTTCGACGAGACCTCCCTAGACACAGCGAGTGAGCGCCTGACCGACATCGAAGATGAATTGACCCGCGCGGTAATCTGGACCGCCCTGTGGAACCTCACCCGCGATGGGGAAATGTCGGCGATTGACTATGTGGGGGTCGTCGTCAAGCACGAAGCCCGCGAACCCAATACCACGCTGCTGGCTGCTGCCTGCGCCAATGCCAACTTTGACAGTGCGCATTATGTTGCAGACGCCGACCGCGAGCAGGTCCGCACCGACTATGCCGAGGCAATCTGGGGCCATCTGAACGAGGCCGAACCAGCCTCGGACGCCCAGCTTGTGCTCGCTCGCGCCGCCATCCGCGCACTCGCCGCAACGCCGGAGGAATCAGGCACCGCACGCCTTAAGGCCCTGCTCTCCGGTGACATTGTCGGCCTTCGCTTGGACCCCGAAATCCGCTGGTCGATCTTACGCGCCCTCGCCGCCCGCAATGCCGTAACCCCGGCCGAGCTCGAAGAGGAAAAGCAGCGCGATAATACGCTGACCGGCGCTACCGAATTCCTCGGCGCCAGCCACGCCTTCCCCACGCCGGAGACCAAGCGCTCCGCGTTCGATAAGGCACTCACGCCCGGCGCATATTCCAATGCCGAAGTCGACGCACTGGTCACCGGTTTCAATGCCCCGCGCTCAGCTAGCCTGCAGGAGGCCTTCGCGGAGGAGTTCTTCTCCCGCGTGGAAGACATCTGGGCCGCGCACCCGATTGAGATTGCTAACCGCCTCATCCGCGGCTTCTACCCAGAGCTGCCGATGGCCGATGCCGCCACCACGCGCCTGCTGCACCGGGAGCTGCCAGGAGCGCTGCGCCGCATCCTGCTGGAATGCCGCGATAACCTGCGGCGCACCCTCCGCGTGCGGGCTGGTCAATAA
- a CDS encoding IS256 family transposase, with protein MTTVARRDPADKAKIDAIEKKLLANPEIAKLIDDLGTSTTDANDLVRGMLQASITRGLNAEMDAHLGYESGDRSGKAAAGTDNHRNGSYTKTVDSNYGPVTVDIPRDRTGTFIPTMVPKGSRRLTDVDDMIVSLYAGGMTIRDIQHHMATAMRVDVSHETISAVTDAVLDEVMVWQNRQLDEFYPVIFLDALRIKVRDGGRVVNKSAYMAIGVDLDGIKHILGLWIAKEEGASFWAQVCANLSNRGVKDVFIVCCDGLKGLPEAVEATWPNSMVQTCIVHLIRAANRWVAYGDRRGVSAALKKIYTATDESTAKAALDEFEASELGEKYPRSVKVWRGAWQRFVPFLQFPPAARKVIYTTNSIESFNNELRKATRNRVQFTNDESALKTLWLMICNIEDKRAAKRAKQGKRVSATAGRLMEGARVSGWKQAINQMAVAYPDRFDKYL; from the coding sequence ATGACTACTGTGGCACGACGAGATCCGGCCGATAAGGCCAAGATTGATGCGATTGAAAAGAAGCTGCTTGCTAACCCTGAAATCGCGAAACTGATTGACGACCTAGGCACGTCCACAACGGATGCCAATGACCTGGTTCGCGGCATGCTGCAAGCCTCGATTACTAGGGGTTTGAATGCCGAGATGGATGCCCACCTCGGCTACGAGTCTGGTGATAGGAGCGGCAAAGCTGCAGCTGGGACAGACAATCACCGCAACGGGTCGTACACAAAGACCGTGGATTCTAACTACGGGCCGGTCACCGTGGATATCCCCAGAGACAGGACTGGGACGTTTATCCCAACTATGGTCCCTAAAGGCTCGAGACGTTTAACTGATGTCGATGACATGATTGTCAGCTTGTACGCCGGTGGGATGACAATCAGGGATATCCAGCATCATATGGCAACGGCGATGCGTGTTGACGTTTCCCATGAGACGATTTCTGCGGTTACTGACGCCGTCTTGGATGAAGTCATGGTCTGGCAAAACCGCCAGCTAGACGAGTTCTACCCGGTCATTTTCCTGGACGCGCTGCGCATTAAAGTCCGCGACGGTGGCCGAGTAGTCAACAAGTCCGCGTACATGGCAATCGGCGTGGATCTCGACGGTATCAAGCACATTTTAGGATTGTGGATCGCCAAAGAAGAAGGCGCTTCATTTTGGGCGCAAGTATGCGCCAATCTTTCTAACCGTGGTGTCAAGGACGTCTTTATCGTCTGCTGTGACGGGCTGAAAGGCCTACCAGAAGCAGTTGAGGCAACCTGGCCGAACTCTATGGTGCAAACCTGTATCGTGCACCTGATTCGCGCAGCGAACCGGTGGGTAGCCTATGGGGATCGCCGGGGTGTATCGGCCGCGTTGAAAAAGATTTACACCGCCACGGACGAGTCCACAGCTAAGGCGGCCTTAGACGAATTTGAAGCCTCTGAATTGGGAGAAAAGTATCCACGCTCAGTCAAGGTCTGGCGAGGTGCATGGCAGCGTTTCGTACCGTTTTTGCAGTTCCCACCAGCAGCCAGAAAGGTTATCTATACGACGAACTCCATTGAATCATTCAACAATGAACTGCGTAAAGCTACCCGTAACAGGGTGCAGTTCACCAACGATGAATCAGCGCTGAAGACGCTGTGGCTGATGATCTGCAACATTGAAGACAAACGCGCTGCCAAGAGGGCGAAGCAGGGCAAACGAGTCTCAGCGACAGCCGGCAGACTCATGGAAGGAGCCAGAGTTTCCGGCTGGAAACAAGCCATTAACCAAATGGCCGTGGCCTACCCCGACCGCTTCGACAAATACCTATAA
- a CDS encoding IS6 family transposase, protein MGIFSGRHFPRDIILWAVRWYCRYGVSYRDLEEMMTERGAPVDHTTIYRWVQKYAPELDKHTRWYRQVPDWQARSWRVDETYIRVGGTWCYLYRAITAGGQTLDFYLSPKRNVAAAKRFLAKTLRSNTTAGSPRVINTDKAPALAKAISELKAEGICPQTVEHRQVKYLNNVLEGDHGRLKRILGPKGAFKNRISAYRTLKGMEAMHSLRKGQGTMFAYGHPNPDAVIVNRVFETA, encoded by the coding sequence ATGGGCATCTTCTCCGGTCGTCATTTCCCCCGTGACATCATCCTGTGGGCGGTGCGGTGGTACTGCCGCTACGGGGTGAGCTACCGCGATTTGGAGGAAATGATGACCGAGCGGGGTGCGCCAGTCGATCACACCACGATCTACCGCTGGGTGCAGAAATACGCCCCTGAGCTGGATAAGCACACTCGCTGGTACCGGCAGGTACCCGACTGGCAGGCCCGGTCCTGGCGGGTGGATGAGACCTATATCCGGGTCGGCGGCACGTGGTGCTATCTCTACCGGGCTATTACCGCCGGTGGGCAGACCTTAGACTTCTACCTCTCACCAAAACGGAATGTGGCTGCGGCCAAGCGTTTCCTGGCCAAGACGCTGCGATCGAATACGACAGCCGGGTCCCCGCGGGTCATCAACACCGACAAGGCACCAGCTCTGGCCAAGGCAATATCCGAGCTGAAGGCGGAGGGAATCTGCCCTCAGACGGTGGAGCACCGGCAGGTGAAATACCTGAACAACGTTCTCGAGGGAGATCATGGCCGACTTAAAAGAATCCTGGGACCGAAGGGGGCGTTCAAAAACCGAATTTCCGCCTACCGGACGTTGAAAGGGATGGAAGCGATGCATTCATTACGGAAAGGTCAGGGCACGATGTTTGCTTATGGGCACCCCAATCCGGACGCGGTGATCGTCAACCGGGTCTTCGAGACGGCCTGA
- the murJ gene encoding murein biosynthesis integral membrane protein MurJ translates to MTDKTGREAEHVEKSPAGVVDPKDAAVPAEHPAPAGARGRIVQASPPAPVPEKRPTPAVKDTTVPPEEDKSALTGRNADNESSNQDVIRATGTMAIATLLSRITGFLRQMLIGATLGATVGTAFSSANQIPNLVTEIVLGAVLTSLVVPVLVRAEKEDTDRGETFVRRLFTLAFSILGIVTIASVVLAPFLTRMMLPEDSKANAVQATSLAFLLLPQILFYGLFALFQAVLNTKNVFGPGAWAPVINNFISIGVLLAYRFLPGQLDPHEPTPVADPHVMLLGLGTTTAVMVQCLILLPYLKKAGINLRPKWGLDARIKQFGGMALAIITYVAISQLGYVVTSRVAAYADAGAPLVYQNAWLMLQVPYGVIGVTLLTAIMPRLSRNAADGDVDAVVRDLTLGSKLTFIALIPIVIFMTGFGVPIARALFQYGAYGAESAEQLGLTISFSAFTLIPYALVLLHLRVFYAREEAWTPTFIIAGITLTKIVLTLLAPLMTSNPDRVVILLGTANGFGFVSGAVIGGFLLKRKLGSLGGKAVTQTVLWASGAGLVGLVVSWVLYWGVNFLLPENLPSIVSLIKVAVLGVIFLIATGLVLSKSSLPEVQNLARALQRIPGMSRFIKVDSSKAIELEEPDVPEIRPVFTQDAFNATLVPPPMSAGIVRGPRLVPGAPVSDGRFRLLQDHGAVTGAQFWQAREQSTGRLVALTFVDTNSLAPIAPATPGVAARRSAEISRNTRRLAELELDTVADNIQVLSYRTGCLVVADWFEGTSLKQVAEADNLDPHSVARATAPLFADAAAAHDAGLILGVEHRDRFRVSTDGVVKVAFPAVLDGTSAATDREALSSALELLVESTEPSPKKLRDISEDANLPADEAAQRVEDAHYALDSADEDSREEKMEELQEAQALTLAGIAQRLRDFAPEEPEEAPEALPVKAQVEPDQEDDPAQEPGFGGRGYSGSGVIIIGIFATIFVVAMAALTTWIMSLLSNVEASNPVSETIHGSTDIPDTPPVRLQPSSAVTVPDNKDYAALIDGKTATTWSTEKEDTGVLVTLDTPTHLAVLPVVQSNSTGAKYAVYGVNQDSFNPENPQAGSLHQLARGKFESGKEDIELEETTEQFDGLLLMITELPKSNKATIADIGLVGQP, encoded by the coding sequence ATGACTGATAAGACTGGCCGCGAGGCCGAACACGTGGAGAAGTCACCTGCGGGTGTAGTTGACCCGAAGGATGCCGCCGTGCCGGCAGAGCACCCCGCCCCAGCGGGTGCCCGCGGCCGCATCGTCCAGGCCTCTCCTCCCGCTCCGGTACCAGAAAAGCGCCCCACCCCAGCGGTGAAGGACACCACCGTTCCTCCTGAGGAGGATAAGTCCGCGCTCACTGGACGCAACGCGGACAATGAATCATCCAATCAGGATGTCATTCGCGCAACGGGCACGATGGCCATCGCGACGCTACTATCCCGCATCACTGGCTTCTTGCGCCAGATGCTCATCGGCGCCACGCTCGGCGCCACGGTGGGAACTGCGTTTAGTAGCGCCAACCAGATCCCCAACCTCGTCACCGAGATCGTTTTGGGTGCAGTGCTGACCTCTCTGGTTGTGCCCGTCCTCGTGCGCGCCGAAAAGGAAGACACGGACCGCGGCGAGACCTTTGTCCGGCGGCTATTTACCCTGGCCTTTTCCATCCTGGGCATAGTCACCATCGCCTCCGTGGTCCTCGCACCCTTCTTAACCAGGATGATGCTGCCGGAAGATTCCAAGGCCAATGCCGTGCAGGCAACTTCCTTGGCCTTCTTGCTGCTGCCGCAGATTCTTTTCTACGGCCTCTTCGCCCTTTTCCAGGCCGTCCTCAATACCAAGAATGTCTTTGGTCCGGGCGCCTGGGCACCGGTGATCAATAACTTCATCTCCATTGGCGTGCTGCTGGCTTATCGCTTCCTGCCCGGCCAACTAGACCCGCATGAGCCCACGCCGGTGGCCGATCCCCACGTCATGCTCTTGGGCTTGGGCACCACCACAGCGGTGATGGTGCAGTGCCTCATCCTATTGCCGTATCTCAAGAAGGCCGGCATTAATCTGCGCCCCAAATGGGGCCTGGATGCGCGCATCAAGCAATTCGGCGGCATGGCTTTGGCCATTATTACTTATGTGGCCATCTCCCAGCTGGGCTACGTGGTCACCTCCCGCGTGGCCGCCTATGCGGATGCCGGCGCACCGCTGGTCTATCAGAATGCCTGGCTCATGCTGCAGGTGCCTTATGGCGTTATCGGCGTGACGCTCCTGACGGCAATTATGCCTCGCCTGTCCCGCAACGCCGCCGACGGCGATGTAGATGCCGTGGTCCGCGATCTCACCCTGGGCTCCAAGCTGACTTTCATCGCGCTTATCCCCATCGTCATCTTCATGACCGGCTTCGGCGTTCCTATCGCCCGCGCCCTCTTCCAATACGGTGCCTACGGCGCCGAGAGCGCCGAGCAGCTCGGCCTGACCATCAGCTTCTCCGCTTTCACGCTTATCCCGTATGCCTTGGTGCTGCTGCACCTGCGCGTGTTCTATGCCCGCGAGGAAGCCTGGACGCCTACCTTCATCATCGCCGGCATCACGCTGACCAAGATCGTCCTCACGCTCTTGGCACCATTGATGACATCCAACCCGGACCGCGTGGTGATTCTGCTCGGTACGGCCAATGGCTTTGGCTTCGTCTCCGGCGCGGTCATTGGCGGCTTCCTGCTCAAGCGCAAGCTCGGCAGCCTCGGCGGCAAGGCCGTCACGCAGACCGTGCTGTGGGCTTCCGGTGCCGGCCTAGTGGGCTTGGTCGTCTCCTGGGTGCTGTACTGGGGCGTGAATTTCCTCCTCCCGGAGAATCTGCCGTCCATCGTCTCGCTGATCAAGGTCGCGGTGCTCGGCGTCATCTTCCTCATCGCCACCGGCCTGGTGCTGTCCAAATCCTCCTTGCCGGAGGTGCAGAACTTGGCCCGCGCCCTGCAGCGCATCCCGGGCATGTCCCGCTTCATCAAGGTCGATTCCTCGAAGGCCATCGAGCTGGAGGAGCCCGACGTGCCGGAAATCCGGCCGGTATTTACCCAGGACGCCTTCAATGCCACCCTGGTGCCGCCGCCGATGTCCGCCGGAATCGTCCGCGGACCACGCCTCGTGCCGGGTGCCCCGGTATCGGATGGTCGCTTCCGCCTGCTCCAAGATCACGGTGCGGTCACTGGTGCGCAGTTCTGGCAGGCACGCGAACAGTCCACCGGCCGACTGGTCGCCTTGACGTTCGTCGATACCAATAGCCTGGCGCCAATTGCGCCGGCGACGCCGGGAGTTGCAGCCCGTCGCTCCGCAGAGATTTCGCGCAATACCCGCCGCCTTGCCGAGCTGGAGCTCGATACCGTGGCGGATAATATCCAAGTTCTGTCTTATCGCACTGGCTGCCTGGTAGTGGCGGATTGGTTTGAGGGCACCTCCCTTAAGCAGGTGGCTGAGGCCGATAACCTCGATCCCCATTCCGTGGCTCGTGCTACTGCACCGCTATTTGCTGACGCCGCCGCTGCCCACGATGCCGGCCTCATCCTCGGCGTGGAGCACCGCGATCGTTTCCGCGTTTCTACCGATGGCGTGGTCAAGGTTGCCTTCCCCGCCGTGCTGGATGGCACCTCCGCCGCTACCGACCGCGAGGCTCTAAGCTCCGCCCTGGAACTGCTCGTAGAGTCCACGGAGCCTTCGCCGAAGAAGCTGCGCGATATTTCTGAGGACGCCAACCTTCCCGCGGACGAGGCCGCCCAGCGCGTCGAAGATGCGCACTACGCGCTCGATAGTGCCGACGAAGACAGCCGCGAGGAAAAGATGGAGGAGCTACAAGAGGCACAGGCGCTCACCTTGGCCGGCATCGCCCAGCGCCTGCGCGACTTCGCTCCGGAAGAGCCAGAAGAAGCACCTGAAGCCCTGCCGGTGAAGGCACAGGTAGAACCGGATCAAGAGGATGACCCGGCGCAAGAACCCGGCTTTGGCGGCCGCGGTTATTCCGGTTCCGGCGTCATCATCATCGGCATCTTCGCCACGATCTTCGTCGTAGCAATGGCCGCGCTCACCACCTGGATCATGTCCTTGCTCAGCAATGTGGAGGCATCCAACCCGGTCAGCGAGACCATCCACGGCAGCACGGATATTCCGGATACCCCGCCGGTGCGTCTCCAGCCTTCCTCTGCGGTTACCGTCCCTGATAACAAGGACTATGCAGCGCTTATCGACGGCAAAACGGCCACCACTTGGTCCACCGAAAAGGAGGACACCGGCGTCCTCGTCACCTTGGATACGCCAACGCACCTTGCGGTCCTGCCGGTGGTGCAGTCCAACTCCACTGGGGCGAAGTACGCCGTCTATGGCGTAAATCAGGACAGCTTCAATCCGGAGAACCCACAAGCTGGCTCCCTGCACCAACTGGCCAGGGGCAAGTTCGAAAGCGGCAAGGAAGATATCGAGCTGGAGGAAACGACCGAGCAATTCGACGGCCTCCTCCTCATGATCACCGAGCTGCCCAAGTCCAATAAGGCAACCATCGCAGACATTGGTCTCGTCGGGCAGCCCTAG